Proteins encoded within one genomic window of Bacteroidetes Order II. bacterium:
- a CDS encoding acyl-CoA dehydrogenase — MSVKFNAEDVYQFESLLSEEQSLIMQAARDYAQQYLEPRALKGNQEGYFDPEIPKEMGERGLLGATIPETYGGLGAGYTAYGLIAREVERVDSAYRSFMSVQSSLVMWPIYKFGTEEQKQRFLTKLATAELIGCFGLTEPDHGSDPASMVTNARKTEGGWRLNGAKMWITNAPIADIAVVWAKAKEHENDPGVIRGFIVERSFKGFSTPKIQHKMSLRASETGEIVLEDCFVPDENVFPEIRGLKGPFTCLNSARYGIVWGTLGAAENCYFRAKKYVSERHQFGYPLAANQLVQTKLANMATEITAMQLFAWRLGNLHDLGQSTPPQISLAKRYNCGKALEIARISRDMLGGNGTSGEFRVIHHAVNLESVNTYEGTYDIHGLILGREITGIQSFQPRGNDVT, encoded by the coding sequence ATGTCTGTCAAATTTAATGCGGAAGACGTCTATCAATTTGAGTCGTTATTGTCTGAAGAGCAAAGCCTGATTATGCAGGCCGCCCGCGATTATGCCCAGCAGTATTTAGAACCTCGTGCACTGAAAGGCAATCAGGAGGGGTATTTTGATCCCGAAATTCCAAAAGAAATGGGCGAGCGCGGCTTGCTCGGGGCCACCATTCCCGAAACTTATGGAGGCTTGGGCGCGGGTTATACCGCCTATGGCCTGATTGCACGTGAAGTAGAACGGGTGGACTCCGCGTACCGGAGCTTCATGTCTGTACAATCTTCGCTGGTGATGTGGCCGATCTATAAATTCGGGACGGAAGAACAAAAGCAACGCTTTTTAACCAAACTCGCAACGGCGGAACTGATTGGCTGTTTTGGTCTTACGGAACCGGATCATGGTTCCGATCCCGCTTCGATGGTGACAAATGCCCGTAAAACCGAGGGTGGATGGCGGCTTAATGGAGCCAAAATGTGGATCACCAATGCGCCCATCGCCGATATTGCGGTGGTCTGGGCAAAGGCCAAGGAGCATGAAAACGATCCAGGGGTGATTCGTGGATTTATCGTAGAACGTAGTTTTAAAGGATTTTCTACCCCAAAAATCCAGCATAAAATGTCACTTCGTGCCTCCGAAACAGGCGAAATTGTCCTCGAAGACTGCTTTGTGCCCGATGAAAACGTGTTTCCAGAGATCCGTGGCCTCAAAGGGCCTTTTACCTGTCTAAACAGTGCGCGTTACGGCATCGTTTGGGGCACCCTGGGGGCAGCAGAAAACTGTTATTTCCGTGCCAAAAAATACGTCTCCGAGCGCCACCAATTTGGATACCCGCTTGCAGCAAACCAACTCGTCCAAACCAAATTGGCGAACATGGCCACCGAGATCACGGCCATGCAATTGTTCGCCTGGCGCTTGGGCAATCTCCACGACCTAGGCCAAAGTACACCGCCACAAATCTCGTTGGCCAAACGCTATAACTGTGGAAAAGCCCTCGAAATTGCCCGTATCTCCCGAGACATGCTCGGCGGAAATGGAACCAGCGGCGAGTTCCGGGTGATTCACCACGCCGTTAACCTCGAAAGTGTCAATACCTACGAAGGTACTTACGACATACATGGATTGATTTTGGGGCGCGAAATTACGGGCATCCAGTCGTTTCAACCGCGCGGAAATGATGTAACATAA